The proteins below are encoded in one region of Betaproteobacteria bacterium:
- a CDS encoding F0F1 ATP synthase subunit B, with the protein MNINATLIGQAIWFGLFIWITMKYVWPPLQKAMADRQAQIADGLAAAERGKHEQELAAKRSADALRDAKEKSADLVAQAEKRAQQIVEDAKGTAKVEADKVVAGAKAEIDQEVERAKQDLRERVAELAVAGAEKILRKEINASAHADMLVALKQDL; encoded by the coding sequence GTGAATATCAACGCTACACTGATTGGCCAGGCAATCTGGTTTGGTCTCTTCATCTGGATCACGATGAAGTACGTCTGGCCGCCGCTCCAAAAAGCGATGGCAGACCGTCAAGCACAGATCGCTGATGGCCTGGCTGCAGCAGAACGCGGCAAGCATGAGCAAGAACTTGCTGCCAAGCGTTCCGCCGATGCGCTGCGTGATGCCAAGGAGAAATCCGCGGATCTCGTCGCTCAAGCCGAAAAGCGTGCGCAGCAGATCGTCGAAGATGCCAAAGGCACCGCCAAGGTTGAGGCCGACAAGGTCGTCGCTGGCGCCAAGGCAGAAATCGATCAGGAAGTCGAACGCGCCAAACAAGATTTGCGTGAGCGTGTCGCTGAACTGGCGGTAGCCGGTGCGGAGAAGATTCTGCGCAAGGAAATCAACGCGTCCGCGCATGCTGACATGCTGGTCGCCCTGAAACAGGACCTGTAA
- a CDS encoding F0F1 ATP synthase subunit alpha, which translates to MQLNPSEISELIKSKIQNLQGASEVRTQGTVVSVTDGICRVHGLQDVMQGEMLEFPGNTFGMALNLERDSVGAVVLGAYEHISEGDVVKTTGRILEVPVGRELLGRVVNSLGQPIDGKGPINAKLTDKLEKVAPGVIWRKSVSQPVQTGLKCVDSMVPVGRGQRELIIGDRQTGKTAVAVDAIINQKDKGLFCVYVAIGQKASTIANVVRKLEEHGAMANTIVVAAPASESAALQYLAPYAGCTMGEYFRDIGEDALIVYDDLTKQAWGYRQVSLLLRRPPGREAYPGDVFYLHSRLLERAARVSEAWVEKVSNGEIKGKTGSLTALPVIETQAGDVSAFVPTNVISITDGQIFLETDLFNAGIRPAINAGISVSRVGGAAQTKLIKKLGGGVRLALAQYRELAAFAQFASDLDEATRKQLERGRLVTELMKQAQYSPMSISEMAVTLYAADKGYFDDVEVKRALECEKAMIGYLKANCADLMNTMESTADLSADSEKQLAAGIVAFKSSWA; encoded by the coding sequence ATGCAGTTGAATCCTTCCGAAATTTCTGAACTGATCAAGAGCAAGATCCAGAACCTGCAAGGCGCATCGGAAGTGCGTACGCAGGGCACAGTGGTATCGGTTACTGACGGTATCTGCCGCGTGCACGGCCTGCAAGACGTTATGCAGGGCGAAATGCTTGAATTCCCCGGCAATACCTTTGGTATGGCGCTCAACCTTGAGCGTGATTCCGTTGGTGCTGTGGTTCTTGGTGCATACGAACACATTTCCGAAGGCGACGTGGTCAAGACCACCGGTCGCATTCTGGAAGTTCCTGTTGGTCGGGAACTGCTTGGTCGCGTGGTTAACTCCCTCGGCCAGCCGATCGACGGCAAAGGCCCGATCAATGCAAAGCTGACCGACAAGCTGGAAAAGGTTGCACCTGGCGTTATTTGGCGTAAGTCTGTTTCCCAACCAGTTCAAACCGGCCTGAAGTGTGTGGACTCCATGGTTCCCGTCGGCCGTGGCCAACGCGAACTGATCATTGGTGACCGCCAGACCGGCAAGACTGCTGTTGCAGTCGACGCCATCATCAACCAGAAAGACAAGGGTCTTTTCTGCGTTTATGTCGCTATCGGCCAAAAGGCTTCCACCATTGCCAACGTCGTTCGCAAGCTTGAAGAGCACGGCGCCATGGCAAACACCATCGTCGTTGCCGCCCCGGCTTCCGAATCCGCTGCGCTGCAGTATCTCGCACCGTATGCTGGCTGCACGATGGGTGAATATTTCCGTGACATCGGCGAAGATGCACTGATCGTTTATGACGATTTGACCAAGCAAGCTTGGGGCTACCGTCAGGTTTCCCTGCTGCTGCGCCGTCCGCCGGGCCGTGAAGCCTATCCGGGCGACGTGTTCTATCTCCACTCCCGTCTACTGGAACGTGCTGCTCGCGTCTCCGAAGCTTGGGTCGAGAAGGTCTCGAATGGCGAAATCAAGGGCAAGACCGGTTCTTTGACCGCATTGCCAGTGATCGAAACGCAAGCTGGCGACGTTTCCGCCTTCGTTCCGACCAACGTGATTTCCATTACTGATGGCCAGATCTTCCTTGAAACCGACTTGTTCAACGCTGGTATCCGTCCTGCGATCAACGCCGGTATTTCGGTGTCCCGCGTCGGTGGTGCAGCCCAGACCAAGCTGATCAAGAAGCTCGGTGGCGGTGTCCGTCTGGCACTGGCCCAGTACCGCGAACTCGCCGCTTTTGCGCAATTTGCTTCCGACCTCGACGAAGCAACCCGCAAGCAGCTGGAACGTGGTCGTCTGGTCACCGAGCTGATGAAGCAGGCCCAGTACTCGCCGATGAGCATCTCCGAAATGGCCGTCACGCTATATGCAGCTGACAAGGGCTACTTCGATGATGTCGAAGTCAAGCGTGCCCTGGAATGCGAAAAGGCCATGATTGGTTATCTGAAAGCCAACTGTGCTGACCTCATGAACACGATGGAGTCCACAGCCGACCTGAGCGCCGACTCCGAGAAGCAACTTGCCGCTGGCATTGTTGCTTTCAAGAGCAGCTGGGCCTGA
- a CDS encoding F0F1 ATP synthase subunit delta, protein MAESVTIARPYAEALFQAAKESGNLAKWAEQVSTLAQVAASPDVRTAIGDPNVAAPQLVDLFRSACGTAVDTELANFIQLLSNNNRLGLLPEIASLYEHYKRAEEGSKQAEIISAFPIDDNQVKALVPQLEAVFKTKLETSVSVDSTLIGGIKVIVGDQMLDASVRGKLDAMATALNN, encoded by the coding sequence ATGGCTGAATCCGTTACTATCGCCCGCCCTTACGCCGAAGCTCTGTTTCAGGCAGCCAAGGAAAGCGGCAATCTGGCCAAGTGGGCCGAGCAAGTTTCTACGCTCGCCCAGGTGGCTGCCAGTCCCGACGTCCGTACGGCTATCGGCGATCCCAATGTGGCGGCCCCGCAACTGGTCGACCTCTTCCGGTCTGCCTGCGGTACGGCGGTAGATACGGAGCTGGCGAACTTCATCCAGCTGCTGTCCAACAATAACCGTCTGGGATTACTGCCGGAAATCGCAAGTTTGTACGAACACTACAAGCGCGCAGAGGAAGGCAGCAAACAAGCCGAGATCATTTCGGCTTTCCCGATCGATGATAATCAGGTGAAAGCCCTGGTGCCCCAACTCGAAGCCGTCTTCAAGACCAAGCTCGAAACATCCGTGTCAGTAGATTCGACATTGATTGGCGGTATCAAGGTAATCGTTGGCGACCAGATGCTGGATGCTTCAGTCCGCGGCAAGCTCGACGCCATGGCTACGGCGCTGAACAACTAG
- a CDS encoding ParB/RepB/Spo0J family partition protein: MIKMKGLGRGLDALLSGSDKPQGDEQRNLPVERLKPGKYQPRTHMDQDSLAELAASIRAQGIMQPILVRAIDSTPGAERYEIVAGERRWRAAQLAGLAEVPVLVRSIPDEQALAMALIENIQRENLNPLEEAQGLQRLIDEFGLTHQQAADAVGRSRPAASNLLRLLQLTAAVQEMLMAGQLDMGHARALLPISSGQQVGLAQRIIQKDLSVRETERLVQQILNPPSKAQEQPVDRDLLILQERLSDGLGANVAIRSNKKGAGKLTIEFSSLDQLDGLISRINP; encoded by the coding sequence ATGATCAAGATGAAAGGACTGGGCCGCGGCCTCGACGCGCTGCTGTCCGGCAGTGACAAGCCGCAGGGTGATGAACAGCGCAATCTGCCGGTCGAACGCCTGAAACCGGGCAAATACCAGCCACGCACCCACATGGATCAGGACTCGCTGGCTGAGTTGGCCGCATCGATCAGGGCACAAGGCATCATGCAGCCAATCTTGGTCCGCGCCATTGATAGCACGCCCGGCGCTGAGCGTTACGAAATCGTCGCCGGCGAACGCCGCTGGCGCGCCGCGCAACTGGCCGGCCTGGCTGAAGTGCCCGTACTGGTGCGCAGCATTCCTGACGAACAGGCGCTGGCCATGGCGCTGATCGAGAATATCCAGCGCGAAAACCTCAATCCTCTGGAGGAAGCTCAGGGCTTGCAACGCCTGATCGACGAATTCGGACTGACCCACCAGCAAGCCGCCGATGCCGTCGGTCGCTCGCGTCCAGCTGCTTCCAATTTGCTGCGTTTATTGCAGTTGACCGCAGCAGTCCAGGAAATGCTGATGGCCGGCCAACTCGACATGGGGCATGCCCGTGCCTTGCTGCCCATTTCGAGTGGCCAGCAGGTGGGCTTGGCGCAGCGCATCATTCAGAAAGACCTGTCCGTACGTGAAACCGAGCGTCTCGTGCAGCAGATACTGAATCCGCCCAGTAAAGCTCAGGAACAACCGGTCGACCGCGACCTTCTTATATTGCAAGAGCGACTCTCTGACGGTCTGGGTGCCAACGTTGCCATCCGCTCCAATAAAAAAGGCGCCGGCAAGCTGACCATCGAATTCTCCAGCCTGGATCAACTCGACGGCCTCATTTCACGAATCAATCCATAA
- the atpE gene encoding F0F1 ATP synthase subunit C, with protein MELATVLSNTAIAVAILIGAGALGTAIGFGILGGRFLEGAARQPEMIPTLQVKMFIVAGLLDAVTMIGVGIALFLLFANPFLALLSH; from the coding sequence ATGGAACTCGCAACCGTTCTCTCCAACACCGCTATCGCTGTAGCCATCCTGATCGGCGCCGGCGCTCTGGGTACCGCTATTGGCTTTGGTATCCTGGGTGGCCGCTTCCTCGAAGGCGCCGCTCGCCAGCCGGAAATGATCCCCACGCTGCAAGTCAAGATGTTCATCGTCGCCGGTCTGCTCGACGCCGTGACAATGATCGGTGTTGGTATCGCTCTGTTCCTGCTCTTCGCAAATCCGTTCCTGGCTCTGTTGTCGCACTAA
- a CDS encoding ATP synthase subunit I — MHPQVSWILSRQAALTIALAVMAIVFVNVNAAVSVLIGGSIGIVANLGYALRALRMSSSTDPVKAYRAQSAGERFKFMLTLIGFALVFLGYKNVAVLPLFLGYASTFVIYWMALLKQR; from the coding sequence TTGCACCCGCAGGTAAGCTGGATACTCAGTCGCCAAGCGGCATTGACAATAGCATTAGCCGTAATGGCGATTGTGTTTGTCAACGTAAATGCGGCAGTCTCTGTTCTGATCGGGGGATCAATCGGAATTGTCGCAAATCTCGGGTATGCACTGAGAGCGTTGCGGATGAGTTCGAGCACTGACCCGGTCAAGGCATATCGGGCGCAGTCCGCAGGGGAGAGGTTCAAGTTCATGCTGACCCTCATCGGATTTGCGCTAGTGTTCTTGGGGTACAAGAATGTGGCGGTTCTACCGCTCTTTCTTGGATACGCATCAACCTTCGTCATCTACTGGATGGCACTGCTGAAGCAACGCTAG
- the atpB gene encoding F0F1 ATP synthase subunit A — translation MSAEGGTTGYIQHHLTNLAVCADSAKVDGVCTGFWSFHLDTLLVSGILGLVVFGLMAMLASKATSGVPSGAQNFVEMVVGLVDQQVRDTFHGKSALVTPLAITIFVWVFVMNAMDLIPVDFLPSALQAATGNHHLPFKFVPTTDPNLTFAMSITVFFISLVMGLKVKGFGHFMHEVFAVPFGLKLAPINLLFRIVEEIARPISLSLRLFGNMYAGEMVFILIALLGLYQLPLALPWELFHILIITLQAFVFMMLTIVYMSMAAESH, via the coding sequence ATGAGCGCAGAAGGCGGCACCACCGGCTATATTCAACACCACCTGACCAATCTGGCTGTCTGCGCAGACAGCGCGAAGGTCGATGGGGTTTGTACCGGTTTCTGGAGTTTCCACCTCGACACCCTGCTGGTTTCCGGCATTTTGGGTCTGGTGGTTTTCGGCCTAATGGCCATGCTGGCAAGCAAAGCCACTTCGGGCGTCCCATCGGGCGCACAAAACTTTGTCGAGATGGTAGTTGGTCTGGTCGACCAACAGGTTCGCGACACTTTCCACGGCAAGAGCGCCTTGGTTACGCCGTTGGCCATCACGATTTTCGTTTGGGTATTCGTCATGAATGCCATGGACTTGATTCCGGTTGATTTCCTGCCGTCCGCGCTACAAGCCGCCACCGGCAACCATCATTTGCCGTTCAAGTTCGTTCCGACCACCGATCCCAACCTGACCTTTGCAATGTCGATCACCGTGTTCTTTATCTCGCTGGTCATGGGCCTCAAGGTGAAGGGTTTCGGTCACTTCATGCACGAAGTTTTTGCGGTCCCGTTTGGTCTCAAACTCGCGCCAATCAACCTTCTGTTCCGTATTGTTGAAGAAATCGCCCGGCCAATTTCGCTATCACTGCGACTTTTCGGCAACATGTACGCCGGTGAAATGGTCTTCATCTTGATCGCACTGCTTGGTCTGTATCAGTTGCCGCTGGCTTTGCCTTGGGAACTCTTCCACATCCTGATCATTACCCTGCAGGCCTTCGTGTTCATGATGCTGACGATCGTGTACATGTCAATGGCAGCAGAGTCGCACTAA
- the atpG gene encoding F0F1 ATP synthase subunit gamma gives MASGKEIRNKIKSVENTRKITKAMEMVAASKMRKAQDRMRAARPYGEKIRRVAGNLSHALTEYRHPFLVNREQAAVGMILITSDKGLCGGLNSNLLRLAITKMKDFESKGNKIQATCIGNKGLGFMQRAGAKVVSHVTGLGDTPHLEKLIGPVKVQLDSYMKGEIDALYIGYTRFINTMKQEPVFEQLLPLSSDTVGTASHKWDYVYEPDAKAVIDDLLIRYVEALIYQAVAENMASEQSARMVAMKSASDNAKTVIGDLKLVYNKARQAAITKELSEIVSGAAAV, from the coding sequence ATGGCTAGCGGCAAGGAAATTCGCAACAAGATCAAGAGCGTCGAAAACACGCGCAAGATCACCAAGGCCATGGAGATGGTGGCCGCATCCAAAATGCGCAAGGCGCAGGACCGGATGCGGGCTGCCCGTCCCTATGGCGAGAAGATCCGGCGCGTAGCAGGTAACCTGTCTCATGCTCTGACCGAATACCGCCACCCTTTTCTGGTGAATCGTGAACAAGCCGCTGTCGGCATGATTCTGATCACTTCTGACAAGGGTCTGTGCGGCGGTCTGAACTCCAACCTTCTTCGTCTCGCTATAACAAAGATGAAGGACTTCGAGTCCAAGGGCAATAAAATTCAGGCAACCTGTATCGGCAACAAAGGTCTCGGTTTCATGCAACGTGCTGGCGCGAAAGTTGTGTCGCACGTAACCGGATTGGGTGATACACCTCATCTGGAAAAGCTGATCGGCCCGGTCAAGGTTCAACTTGATTCCTACATGAAGGGCGAGATTGACGCGCTGTATATTGGCTACACTCGCTTCATCAACACGATGAAGCAGGAGCCGGTGTTTGAACAGCTGCTTCCGCTCTCCAGCGATACGGTCGGTACTGCGTCGCACAAATGGGATTACGTCTACGAACCCGATGCCAAGGCTGTGATTGATGATCTGCTGATTCGTTATGTCGAAGCATTGATTTATCAGGCTGTTGCTGAAAACATGGCCTCCGAGCAGTCCGCCCGGATGGTTGCCATGAAATCGGCATCGGATAATGCCAAGACCGTTATCGGCGATTTGAAGCTGGTTTACAACAAGGCCCGTCAGGCTGCGATTACCAAAGAACTTTCGGAAATCGTCAGCGGCGCCGCCGCGGTGTGA
- a CDS encoding ParA family protein — protein sequence MKVLAITNQKGGVGKTTTAVNLAASLAVEGKRVLLIDMDPQGNATTGSGIPKKETLPTVYQLLIGAATLLEVCIETPFSFDILPANRELAGAEVELIELDQREYRLKQALQQNHAEYDYVLIDCPPALNMLTVNALVAADSVLIPMQCEYYALEGLSDLVETLRKVRHHLNSRLEIEGLLRTMYNGQSTLTQQVSGELESHFGDKVYKTIVPRNVRLAEAPSYGKPVIAFDKNSRGAQAYSALAKEILERVAQ from the coding sequence ATGAAAGTACTCGCTATAACTAACCAGAAAGGCGGCGTCGGCAAAACGACCACTGCGGTCAATCTGGCCGCCTCGTTGGCCGTTGAAGGCAAGCGCGTCCTCCTCATCGACATGGACCCGCAAGGCAATGCCACTACCGGCTCCGGCATCCCCAAAAAAGAAACCCTGCCCACCGTCTATCAATTGCTGATCGGCGCCGCCACGCTGCTTGAAGTCTGTATCGAGACCCCCTTCAGTTTTGACATCCTGCCCGCCAACCGCGAGCTGGCCGGTGCGGAAGTCGAACTGATCGAACTTGATCAGCGCGAATACAGGCTCAAACAAGCCCTGCAGCAAAACCACGCCGAATACGATTACGTATTGATCGACTGCCCGCCCGCACTCAACATGTTGACCGTCAATGCGCTGGTCGCTGCCGACTCCGTGCTGATCCCGATGCAATGCGAGTACTACGCGCTGGAAGGCCTGTCAGATCTCGTCGAAACGCTACGCAAGGTGCGTCACCACCTGAATTCCCGCCTCGAAATTGAAGGCCTGCTGCGCACCATGTACAACGGCCAGAGTACGCTAACCCAGCAGGTTTCCGGCGAACTCGAAAGTCACTTCGGCGACAAGGTCTACAAGACCATCGTGCCACGCAACGTACGCCTGGCTGAAGCCCCCTCCTACGGCAAGCCGGTTATCGCCTTCGACAAAAACTCCCGGGGCGCGCAGGCCTATAGCGCACTCGCCAAAGAAATCCTCGAAAGGGTCGCCCAATGA